Proteins from one Prevotella sp. E2-28 genomic window:
- the hemW gene encoding radical SAM family heme chaperone HemW, protein MAGIYIHIPFCKSRCVYCDFYSTTSLTLGQRYVDVVCKEMEKRAKTYDGKVVETVYLGGGTPSQLSETLLRQLFECLYQAYDISTEAEVTMECNPDDVTEAFARMISLLPVNRVSMGAQTFSQERLLFMRRRHTAEQVKEAVERLRKAGIQNISIDLMYGFPNETMAEWECDIQEAVSLDVEHLSAYALQYEVGTPLYKMLKRGEVTEIDEELERQMYFQLIDTLSEAGFEHYEISNWGKPGYHSRHNSNYWNQTPYIGLGAAAHSFDGKNRQWNVADIHQYMEGMEKGEPCVEYEELTPDNHYNEIVMTALRTSKGLSLDNLSPVYADYCLRQAKRFIDDGLLAMDNKNLRLTREGLFVSDMIMAELMKV, encoded by the coding sequence ATGGCTGGTATCTACATTCACATCCCGTTTTGTAAAAGTCGCTGTGTGTATTGTGACTTCTATTCAACCACATCGTTGACACTTGGTCAACGATATGTTGATGTCGTGTGTAAAGAGATGGAGAAAAGAGCTAAGACGTATGATGGTAAGGTGGTTGAGACGGTGTATTTGGGAGGTGGCACGCCTTCACAGTTGTCTGAGACACTCTTGCGACAACTTTTTGAATGTCTATATCAGGCGTATGATATCTCAACGGAGGCCGAGGTGACAATGGAATGTAACCCTGATGACGTGACGGAAGCGTTTGCACGAATGATTTCGCTGTTACCCGTGAACCGCGTGTCGATGGGAGCGCAGACTTTTTCTCAAGAACGATTACTATTCATGCGGCGCCGACATACGGCAGAACAGGTGAAGGAGGCTGTAGAGCGCTTGCGTAAGGCTGGCATCCAGAATATTAGTATAGACCTAATGTACGGCTTTCCCAACGAGACGATGGCGGAGTGGGAGTGTGACATACAGGAAGCTGTCTCTCTCGACGTAGAGCATCTGTCTGCGTATGCTCTGCAGTATGAAGTGGGTACACCACTTTATAAGATGTTAAAGCGAGGTGAGGTAACGGAGATAGACGAGGAGTTGGAGCGACAGATGTATTTCCAATTGATAGATACACTGTCAGAGGCTGGATTTGAACATTACGAGATTAGTAACTGGGGAAAGCCTGGTTATCACTCACGTCATAACAGCAACTACTGGAATCAAACACCTTATATCGGACTTGGTGCTGCGGCTCATTCTTTTGACGGGAAGAATCGTCAGTGGAATGTAGCTGATATCCACCAGTATATGGAGGGCATGGAAAAGGGTGAACCCTGCGTGGAATACGAAGAGCTCACCCCCGACAATCATTATAACGAAATCGTGATGACGGCCTTGCGTACCTCTAAAGGTTTGTCATTGGATAATTTGTCGCCTGTCTATGCTGACTATTGTCTGCGTCAAGCAAAGCGTTTCATTGATGACGGGCTTCTTGCGATGGATAATAAAAACTTACGACTGACTCGCGAGGGACTCTTTGTCAGCGATATGATTATGGCTGAACTAATGAAGGTCTAA
- a CDS encoding DUF4861 domain-containing protein — MKYLFLVFALCMPMAMSAQQTLTINVKNPSSKERFNQPIILSLDKYGEVRSALVTFSEQEIPCQLDDINLDETFDELCFLADLKGKEQKNYTVTLYSEGEPRPYPARVYAEMLMRNDKVKEKNKHNNFVSSLTVRGDCANSYNLLHHHGVDFESELNGIRIYFDKRQTPDLYGKFQKRLELQATQFYTQADQKKAGYGDDVLWVGNTFGLGAFRGWNGKEPTMIDPVKNRTQRVISYGPLRTIVEIIDQGWKAEADKPAINMIVRYTQYAGHRDTDVDVYFNRDASDYRFSTGIINVKGSEEFSDKKGLRACWGTDYPSTDTVKWNRETVGLGILIPRENIVNEEPANKDNYAFVVKTKGSHMSYKIVYCSANETFGFHSSKEWFNWLKIWRKESEESVKVSF; from the coding sequence ATGAAGTATCTTTTCCTTGTTTTTGCGCTCTGTATGCCTATGGCTATGAGTGCACAACAAACTTTGACTATCAACGTCAAGAACCCATCATCAAAAGAAAGATTTAACCAACCCATCATCCTCTCATTGGATAAATACGGGGAAGTACGTTCTGCATTAGTAACATTCAGCGAGCAGGAAATTCCCTGTCAGTTGGACGACATCAATCTGGATGAAACATTTGATGAACTTTGCTTCTTAGCCGATTTAAAGGGTAAAGAGCAGAAAAACTACACAGTGACCCTCTACAGTGAGGGCGAACCGCGCCCCTATCCTGCACGTGTTTATGCAGAGATGTTGATGCGCAATGATAAGGTGAAGGAGAAAAACAAGCATAACAACTTTGTGTCGAGCCTTACCGTGAGGGGCGATTGTGCCAACTCCTACAACCTGCTACATCATCACGGCGTAGATTTCGAAAGCGAACTCAACGGCATCCGCATCTATTTCGACAAGCGTCAGACACCCGACCTTTACGGTAAGTTCCAGAAACGACTGGAACTACAAGCCACACAGTTTTATACACAAGCCGATCAGAAGAAAGCAGGTTACGGCGATGATGTACTGTGGGTAGGAAACACCTTTGGGCTTGGTGCCTTCCGTGGATGGAATGGAAAGGAGCCTACAATGATTGACCCTGTGAAGAATCGCACCCAACGTGTAATCTCCTATGGTCCGCTACGTACCATTGTAGAGATCATTGATCAGGGATGGAAAGCAGAAGCAGATAAACCCGCCATCAACATGATTGTTCGCTACACCCAGTATGCAGGTCATCGTGATACGGATGTAGACGTATATTTCAATCGTGATGCCAGTGACTACCGCTTCTCTACAGGTATTATCAACGTGAAAGGTTCAGAGGAATTCTCCGACAAGAAAGGATTGCGTGCCTGCTGGGGTACCGACTACCCCTCTACGGATACCGTAAAATGGAATCGTGAGACCGTAGGACTAGGAATTCTCATTCCGCGCGAAAATATTGTTAACGAAGAACCTGCCAATAAGGACAATTATGCTTTCGTGGTAAAAACAAAAGGTTCGCACATGTCTTACAAAATTGTGTATTGCTCAGCTAATGAAACTTTCGGTTTTCACTCATCTAAAGAGTGGTTCAATTGGTTAAAAATATGGCGAAAGGAGAGTGAGGAGTCCGTAAAGGTATCGTTTTAG
- a CDS encoding gliding motility protein GldB: MFICIGCQWKYQSPDETEKVGVIEVERFDRMEYLYLTTGDFSALQQMKTLYPSETRILIEDVLKLGRVDEPDINTRFLVFFQDSTLQALMQGVDEQYKDITDLNKELTANFTKLTRRFPRLEVPRIYTQIGSLDQSIVVGDSLVGISLDKYLGADYPIYLKYGYTEKQRSTMTRKYIVPDCLSFYLLRHFPVPEWAAKSVELRHAHMADIQYVVNQIMGQRFFDNEQVLEVEKFVQQHPEVTFEDLLCAKNHQ, translated from the coding sequence ATGTTTATCTGCATAGGATGCCAATGGAAATATCAATCTCCTGACGAAACCGAAAAGGTAGGGGTGATTGAGGTAGAGCGTTTTGATCGTATGGAATATCTTTATCTTACTACGGGTGATTTTTCTGCTCTCCAGCAGATGAAGACTCTCTATCCTAGTGAGACGCGTATCTTGATAGAAGATGTACTGAAACTGGGTAGGGTAGATGAGCCGGATATCAACACCCGTTTCTTGGTATTTTTCCAAGATAGTACGTTGCAGGCATTGATGCAGGGCGTGGATGAGCAGTATAAGGATATTACTGACCTGAATAAAGAACTGACCGCTAATTTTACGAAGTTGACGAGGAGGTTTCCTAGGTTGGAAGTGCCTCGAATCTATACACAGATAGGTTCACTGGATCAGAGTATTGTGGTAGGCGACTCACTGGTAGGTATCTCACTTGATAAATACTTGGGAGCAGATTATCCCATCTACCTGAAATATGGTTATACCGAAAAGCAGCGTTCTACGATGACTCGCAAGTATATAGTGCCCGACTGTTTGAGTTTTTACCTGTTACGCCATTTCCCGGTGCCAGAATGGGCTGCCAAATCCGTAGAATTGCGTCATGCTCATATGGCTGATATACAGTATGTGGTGAATCAGATAATGGGACAGCGTTTCTTTGATAACGAGCAAGTCTTGGAGGTGGAAAAATTCGTACAACAGCATCCTGAGGTGACCTTTGAGGACTTGCTGTGTGCTAAAAATCATCAATAG